From the Lactobacillus johnsonii genome, the window CATGTTTACTGCTGGAGTCATCGATACTCTGATGAAAGCAGGCATTGATTTTGATGGTGCAATAGGTGTATCAGCTGGAGCTGCTTTTGGATGCAATTATAAGTCAAGACAAATCGGAAGAGTTCTGCGCTATAACGTAAAATATGCTAGTGACCCACGTTTATCTAGTTGGCAATCATGGCTAAAGACTGGTGATTTATATGGAGCTGACTTTTGTTATCGAGAATTACCAGTAGAATTAGATGTATTTGATACCGCTGCTTTTCAAAAAAATCCCATAGATTTTTGGTGTGTGGCAACTGACATTAATAATGGTGAAGCAGTATATCATAAATTGATTTCAGGTAAAGAAGCAGATTTGCAATGGATTCGCGCCTCTTCATCCATTCCAGTTTTTGCGCGGCCAGTTGAAATTGGGAGTCGTAAGTATTGGGATGGTGGAATTAGTGATTCAATTCCAATTAAATTTTTTGAAAAAATTGGCTATGACAAGAACGTTGTCATTTTAACGCAGCCCCTCTCTTATCGAAAAGAAGCAAGTAAACTATATCCAGCTTTAGAATTAGTCTTACATCAATATCCTGCTGTCTTGAAAAAATTAAAGACAAGAGCAAAAGATTATAATGATGTACTTAATTACATTAGAAAAAAAGAAGTACAAGGCAAAATGTTAGTTATCAGACCGCCTTATCCTTTAGAAATTGGCACAATGGAGAAAGATCCCCAAGAATTGAGGCGCGTATACCAAATTGGTGTAAAAGAAGCTAAGAAAAATTTACAAGCAATAAAAACTTATTTGAGTGAATAATCTTCTTGAATGACTTGTCTAGATTACATTTCATTCGCTATAATTAACAAAAGCTTAAATTTTCAGTTTTTTAATAGTAATTGTAGAGGGAATGAATGTAATGAAAAAAACAAAACTGTTAAGCTTTTTCTTTGCACTTTTGATGTTTTTCTCACTCGGTGCTACTTTTATCAAGCCAGCTCAAGCGGCTAGCCAAAAGCAAGTAGCAGAAGGTAGTGTCTTGAAGAAGATTAAAAAGAGTGGAGAATTAGTAGTCGGTACATCTGCTGATTATCCGCCACTAGAATTTACCGCAAGTGAAAATGGTAAGACTAAATATGTTGGAGTAGATATTGAACTAGCCAAAGATATCGCCAAAGACTTGGGCGTGAAGTTAGTTATTAAGAATATGTCTTTTGACTCATTG encodes:
- a CDS encoding patatin-like phospholipase family protein, which gives rise to MKKGLVIEGGAMRCMFTAGVIDTLMKAGIDFDGAIGVSAGAAFGCNYKSRQIGRVLRYNVKYASDPRLSSWQSWLKTGDLYGADFCYRELPVELDVFDTAAFQKNPIDFWCVATDINNGEAVYHKLISGKEADLQWIRASSSIPVFARPVEIGSRKYWDGGISDSIPIKFFEKIGYDKNVVILTQPLSYRKEASKLYPALELVLHQYPAVLKKLKTRAKDYNDVLNYIRKKEVQGKMLVIRPPYPLEIGTMEKDPQELRRVYQIGVKEAKKNLQAIKTYLSE